In a single window of the Necator americanus strain Aroian chromosome X, whole genome shotgun sequence genome:
- a CDS encoding hypothetical protein (NECATOR_CHRX.G21342.T2) — protein sequence MMSTIDVSSILCEEILSSKIFFPKLLVMARDIVDSSLDQEMPNLSNEDSPKCVMIMEESSGKEAPCSDTRIFEIPRCADRVTPEPSTNSNTSSLYLSPSSMGTASLLSEDFENSASCSDGDPDQEVDPVASSSRRNSFIEPPNILPCNSQDYQFSSQVSNETGIHKSEEEIALPDNPSELITSHLVAFEHHSKTFAATQSPKTDCKSEIPKKMSVVMNASPMKEKIDSKKDDRKINEISQEISKCKSLPQLNKSIVPLMSQTVQRKAHEDKVKIKDRSRSVGSSSSVRVRKLSEKGMIEQIFPVFDPLMKDIWDFNNFSPVKHVKRATGIRNTTQHCFMISVMQTLVHTAPFVRFIMEKHNHNNGVPVERCFCCDLKQHVHRVLRIRNIPHRMDWILVHWKKLFGAEYFTTQEDAHEFLLKVLELIDRCCCPPTSSIDAIPKEPSPPMVQLFGFKLRYQMVCSTCGTCSVSYALHNDLSLHLPRQDYVRFPPNMHQLIAIYMKDEVLEYACPNKKCHGKYARRTPFIFRSPSVLILQVKRFLHNGRKNGMKVNVEEHLSLDQFTYSQGGNENYELTAVISHQGNRQYTGHYTALVRGYDRKFYHFNDEFVNEQRLLTADLCPYLVVYSRRGPQDRIFASPTKSNVCLPVQKAPSLTPNSAKEQLARKVNVDAVPPVSNPAVIHPATKVAVPRKLETYFKKINVAESQWKTEIGQQNSRSIQADGYAGLGRNIMSAIGFGVSKMRQTNYIEARFNGSRSFGSSDTDTLLQAIESITANMSKRRIGSTMKSGHQQNHYSFCKSSPNEDDARKKPRLGVATTVRLAGHQVKRSGTICCHF from the exons ATGATGTCCACAATAGACGTGTCTTCCATATTATGCGAAGAG ATATTATCGTCAAAGATATTCTTTCCGAAATTACTCGTGATGGCGAGAGATATTGTGGATTCCTCACTCGATCAGGAAATGCCGAATCTCTCAAATGAAG ATTCCCCCAAATGTGTCATGATTATGGAGGAGTCAAGTGGGAAAGAAGCCCCTTGTTCGGACACGAGAATTTTCGAGATACCGCGATGTGCTGATCGGGTCACGCC CGAGCCGTCAACCAATTCTAATACTTCATCTCTATATTTGTCTCCGAGCTCCATGGGCACTGCTTCATTGCTGTCGGAGGACTTCGAG AATTCGGCTTCATGTTCCGATGGTGATCCAGATCAGGAGGTGGATCCGGTAGCAAGTAG CTCGCGAAGGAATTCGTTCATCGAGCCGCCGAATATTTTACCATGTAACAGTCAAGACTATCAGTTTTCTTCGCAAGTTTCCAACGAAACCGGCATTCACAAAAGTGAGGAGGAGATCGCATTGCCTGACAATCCTTCAGAACTTATTACATCTCATTTGGTCGCTTTTGAACACCATTCGAAAACATTCGCTGCGACACAGTCGCCGAAGACCGATTG TAAATCCGAAATCCCGAAGAAAATGAGTGTTGTGATGAATGCTAGTCcgatgaaggaaaaaattgattcaaaaaaagatgataGGAAGATAAACGAAATTTCGCAAGAAATTTCCAAGTGCAAGAGCCTCCCCCAACTCAATAAGTCCATTGTGCCGCTAATGTCGCAAACTGTCCAGAGAAAAGCACACGAAGATAAAGTCAAGATCAAGGATAGGTCGAGATCGG tcGGATCTTCTTCGTCCGTACGTGTTCGTAAGTTGTCGGAGAAGGGAATGATTGAACAGATATTCCCTGTTTTTGATCCACTCATGAAAGACATCTGGGACTTCAACAACTTTTCACCAGTT aaacatGTCAAACGTGCGACAGGGATACGGAATACTACGCAACATTGTTTCATGATTTCAGTAATGCAAACGTTAGTGCACACGGCACCATTTGTGCGTTTCATCATGGAGAAACATAATCATAATAATG GTGTACCAGTTGAACGGTGCTTTTGTTGTGATTTGAAGCAGCACGTTCATCGAGTTCTGCGTATAAGGAATATCCCTCACAGAATGGATTGGATCCTTGTACACTGGAAAA aattgttCGGTGCTGAGTACTTCACGACACAAGAAGATGCTCACGAATTTTTGCTGAAAGTTCTAGAATTGATTGATAGATGTTGCTGCCCACCCACGTCGTCAATTGATGCAAT ACCGAAGGAGCCTTCGCCACCGATGGTCCAACTATTCGGTTTCAAGCTCAGATATCAAA TGGTTTGTTCCACTTGTGGGACGTGTTCCGTGAGCTATGCACTTCACAACGATCTCTCTCTTCATCTCCCCAGACAGGATTATGTGAGATTTCCTCCAAACATGCACCAACTAATTGCGATTTACATGAAGGATGAAGTTCTGGAATACGCATGTCCAAATAAGAA ATGTCATGGGAAGTATGCAAGAAGGACGCCATTCATTTTCCGTTCACCGTCTGTACTTATCCTTCAAGTAAAGCGCTTCCTCCACAACGGCAGGAAGAACGGCAtgaaagtgaacgtggag GAACACCTTTCTCTCGATCAATTTACTTACTCCCAAGGTGGTAATGAAAATTACGAGCTGACTGCTGTTATCTCTCATCAAGGGAATAGACAGTACACTGGCCATTACACCGCACTTGTGCGTGGATACGACCGCAAATTCTATCATTTCAATGATGAATTT GTGAATGAGCAGCGATTACTGACGGCAGATCTGTGCCCATATTTAGTGGTATACAG tcgCCGAGGACCTCAGGACCGTATTTTTGCCTCGCCCACGAAATCCAACGTCTGTTTACCCGTTCAGAAAGCACCGTCGCTAACACCAAATTCAGCTAAGGAACAGTTAGCGAGAAAAGTTAATGTTGATGCTGTTCCTCCTGTTAGTAATCCTGCGGTAATCCACCCAGCCACGAAGGTTGCTGTGCCACGTAAACTGGAGACGTACTTCAAGAAGATTAATGTCGCAGAATCGCAATGGAAGACGGAAATAGGACAGCAAAATAGTAGAAGTATACAGGCTGATGGATACGCTGGACTCGGAAGAAATATCATGAGTGCTATCG GATTCGGTGTGTCGAAAATGAGGCAGACAAATTATATCGAGGCGAGGTTCAATGGCAGTCGTTCATTTGGGTCATCTGACACGGATACCCTTCTACAGGCTATTGAAAGCATCACAGCAAATATGAG cAAACGCCGAATCGGTTCCACAATGAAGTCTGGACATCAGCAAAACCATTATAGTTTCTGTAAATCCTCCCCCAATGAGGATGACGCTAGGAAGAAACCTAGATTGG GCGTAGCTACGACAGTGAGATTGGCGGGACATCAGGTAAAACGCAGCGGAACGATCTGCTGTCACTTTTGA
- a CDS encoding hypothetical protein (NECATOR_CHRX.G21342.T1) has product MMSTIDVSSILCEEILSSKIFFPKLLVMARDIVDSSLDQEMPNLSNEDSPKCVMIMEESSGKEAPCSDTRIFEIPRCADRVTPEPSTNSNTSSLYLSPSSMGTASLLSEDFENSASCSDGDPDQEVDPVASSSRRNSFIEPPNILPCNSQDYQFSSQVSNETGIHKSEEEIALPDNPSELITSHLVAFEHHSKTFAATQSPKTDCKSEIPKKMSVVMNASPMKEKIDSKKDDRKINEISQEISKCKSLPQLNKSIVPLMSQTVQRKAHEDKVKIKDRSRSVGSSSSVRVRKLSEKGMIEQIFPVFDPLMKDIWDFNNFSPVKHVKRATGIRNTTQHCFMISVMQTLVHTAPFVRFIMEKHNHNNGVPVERCFCCDLKQHVHRVLRIRNIPHRMDWILVHWKKLFGAEYFTTQEDAHEFLLKVLELIDRCCCPPTSSIDAIPKEPSPPMVQLFGFKLRYQMVCSTCGTCSVSYALHNDLSLHLPRQDYVRFPPNMHQLIAIYMKDEVLEYACPNKKCHGKYARRTPFIFRSPSVLILQVKRFLHNGRKNGMKVNVEEHLSLDQFTYSQGGNENYELTAVISHQGNRQYTGHYTALVRGYDRKFYHFNDEFVNEQRLLTADLCPYLVVYSRRGPQDRIFASPTKSNVCLPVQKAPSLTPNSAKEQLARKVNVDAVPPVSNPAVIHPATKVAVPRKLETYFKKINVAESQWKTEIGQQNSRSIQADGYAGLGRNIMSAIGSEDEKNWTNGKENGSVTSFQGFGVSKMRQTNYIEARFNGSRSFGSSDTDTLLQAIESITANMSKRRIGSTMKSGHQQNHYSFCKSSPNEDDARKKPRLG; this is encoded by the exons ATGATGTCCACAATAGACGTGTCTTCCATATTATGCGAAGAG ATATTATCGTCAAAGATATTCTTTCCGAAATTACTCGTGATGGCGAGAGATATTGTGGATTCCTCACTCGATCAGGAAATGCCGAATCTCTCAAATGAAG ATTCCCCCAAATGTGTCATGATTATGGAGGAGTCAAGTGGGAAAGAAGCCCCTTGTTCGGACACGAGAATTTTCGAGATACCGCGATGTGCTGATCGGGTCACGCC CGAGCCGTCAACCAATTCTAATACTTCATCTCTATATTTGTCTCCGAGCTCCATGGGCACTGCTTCATTGCTGTCGGAGGACTTCGAG AATTCGGCTTCATGTTCCGATGGTGATCCAGATCAGGAGGTGGATCCGGTAGCAAGTAG CTCGCGAAGGAATTCGTTCATCGAGCCGCCGAATATTTTACCATGTAACAGTCAAGACTATCAGTTTTCTTCGCAAGTTTCCAACGAAACCGGCATTCACAAAAGTGAGGAGGAGATCGCATTGCCTGACAATCCTTCAGAACTTATTACATCTCATTTGGTCGCTTTTGAACACCATTCGAAAACATTCGCTGCGACACAGTCGCCGAAGACCGATTG TAAATCCGAAATCCCGAAGAAAATGAGTGTTGTGATGAATGCTAGTCcgatgaaggaaaaaattgattcaaaaaaagatgataGGAAGATAAACGAAATTTCGCAAGAAATTTCCAAGTGCAAGAGCCTCCCCCAACTCAATAAGTCCATTGTGCCGCTAATGTCGCAAACTGTCCAGAGAAAAGCACACGAAGATAAAGTCAAGATCAAGGATAGGTCGAGATCGG tcGGATCTTCTTCGTCCGTACGTGTTCGTAAGTTGTCGGAGAAGGGAATGATTGAACAGATATTCCCTGTTTTTGATCCACTCATGAAAGACATCTGGGACTTCAACAACTTTTCACCAGTT aaacatGTCAAACGTGCGACAGGGATACGGAATACTACGCAACATTGTTTCATGATTTCAGTAATGCAAACGTTAGTGCACACGGCACCATTTGTGCGTTTCATCATGGAGAAACATAATCATAATAATG GTGTACCAGTTGAACGGTGCTTTTGTTGTGATTTGAAGCAGCACGTTCATCGAGTTCTGCGTATAAGGAATATCCCTCACAGAATGGATTGGATCCTTGTACACTGGAAAA aattgttCGGTGCTGAGTACTTCACGACACAAGAAGATGCTCACGAATTTTTGCTGAAAGTTCTAGAATTGATTGATAGATGTTGCTGCCCACCCACGTCGTCAATTGATGCAAT ACCGAAGGAGCCTTCGCCACCGATGGTCCAACTATTCGGTTTCAAGCTCAGATATCAAA TGGTTTGTTCCACTTGTGGGACGTGTTCCGTGAGCTATGCACTTCACAACGATCTCTCTCTTCATCTCCCCAGACAGGATTATGTGAGATTTCCTCCAAACATGCACCAACTAATTGCGATTTACATGAAGGATGAAGTTCTGGAATACGCATGTCCAAATAAGAA ATGTCATGGGAAGTATGCAAGAAGGACGCCATTCATTTTCCGTTCACCGTCTGTACTTATCCTTCAAGTAAAGCGCTTCCTCCACAACGGCAGGAAGAACGGCAtgaaagtgaacgtggag GAACACCTTTCTCTCGATCAATTTACTTACTCCCAAGGTGGTAATGAAAATTACGAGCTGACTGCTGTTATCTCTCATCAAGGGAATAGACAGTACACTGGCCATTACACCGCACTTGTGCGTGGATACGACCGCAAATTCTATCATTTCAATGATGAATTT GTGAATGAGCAGCGATTACTGACGGCAGATCTGTGCCCATATTTAGTGGTATACAG tcgCCGAGGACCTCAGGACCGTATTTTTGCCTCGCCCACGAAATCCAACGTCTGTTTACCCGTTCAGAAAGCACCGTCGCTAACACCAAATTCAGCTAAGGAACAGTTAGCGAGAAAAGTTAATGTTGATGCTGTTCCTCCTGTTAGTAATCCTGCGGTAATCCACCCAGCCACGAAGGTTGCTGTGCCACGTAAACTGGAGACGTACTTCAAGAAGATTAATGTCGCAGAATCGCAATGGAAGACGGAAATAGGACAGCAAAATAGTAGAAGTATACAGGCTGATGGATACGCTGGACTCGGAAGAAATATCATGAGTGCTATCGGTTCtgaggatgaaaaaaattggacgAATGGTAAAGAAAATGGTAGCGTCACATCTTTTCAAGGATTCGGTGTGTCGAAAATGAGGCAGACAAATTATATCGAGGCGAGGTTCAATGGCAGTCGTTCATTTGGGTCATCTGACACGGATACCCTTCTACAGGCTATTGAAAGCATCACAGCAAATATGAG cAAACGCCGAATCGGTTCCACAATGAAGTCTGGACATCAGCAAAACCATTATAGTTTCTGTAAATCCTCCCCCAATGAGGATGACGCTAGGAAGAAACCTAGATTGGGTTAG
- a CDS encoding hypothetical protein (NECATOR_CHRX.G21342.T3) produces MMSTIDVSSILCEEILSSKIFFPKLLVMARDIVDSSLDQEMPNLSNEDSPKCVMIMEESSGKEAPCSDTRIFEIPRCADRVTPEPSTNSNTSSLYLSPSSMGTASLLSEDFENSASCSDGDPDQEVDPVASSSRRNSFIEPPNILPCNSQDYQFSSQVSNETGIHKSEEEIALPDNPSELITSHLVAFEHHSKTFAATQSPKTDCKSEIPKKMSVVMNASPMKEKIDSKKDDRKINEISQEISKCKSLPQLNKSIVPLMSQTVQRKAHEDKVKIKDRSRSVGSSSSVRVRKLSEKGMIEQIFPVFDPLMKDIWDFNNFSPVKHVKRATGIRNTTQHCFMISVMQTLVHTAPFVRFIMEKHNHNNGVPVERCFCCDLKQHVHRVLRIRNIPHRMDWILVHWKKLFGAEYFTTQEDAHEFLLKVLELIDRCCCPPTSSIDAIPKEPSPPMVQLFGFKLRYQMVCSTCGTCSVSYALHNDLSLHLPRQDYVRFPPNMHQLIAIYMKDEVLEYACPNKKCHGKYARRTPFIFRSPSVLILQVKRFLHNGRKNGMKVNVEEHLSLDQFTYSQGGNENYELTAVISHQGNRQYTGHYTALVRGYDRKFYHFNDEFVNEQRLLTADLCPYLVVYSRRGPQDRIFASPTKSNVCLPVQKAPSLTPNSAKEQLARKVNVDAVPPVSNPAVIHPATKVAVPRKLETYFKKINVAESQWKTEIGQQNSRSIQADGYAGLGRNIMSAIGFGVSKMRQTNYIEARFNGSRSFGSSDTDTLLQAIESITANMSKRRIGSTMKSGHQQNHYSFCKSSPNEDDARKKPRLERWRSHLGTLDH; encoded by the exons ATGATGTCCACAATAGACGTGTCTTCCATATTATGCGAAGAG ATATTATCGTCAAAGATATTCTTTCCGAAATTACTCGTGATGGCGAGAGATATTGTGGATTCCTCACTCGATCAGGAAATGCCGAATCTCTCAAATGAAG ATTCCCCCAAATGTGTCATGATTATGGAGGAGTCAAGTGGGAAAGAAGCCCCTTGTTCGGACACGAGAATTTTCGAGATACCGCGATGTGCTGATCGGGTCACGCC CGAGCCGTCAACCAATTCTAATACTTCATCTCTATATTTGTCTCCGAGCTCCATGGGCACTGCTTCATTGCTGTCGGAGGACTTCGAG AATTCGGCTTCATGTTCCGATGGTGATCCAGATCAGGAGGTGGATCCGGTAGCAAGTAG CTCGCGAAGGAATTCGTTCATCGAGCCGCCGAATATTTTACCATGTAACAGTCAAGACTATCAGTTTTCTTCGCAAGTTTCCAACGAAACCGGCATTCACAAAAGTGAGGAGGAGATCGCATTGCCTGACAATCCTTCAGAACTTATTACATCTCATTTGGTCGCTTTTGAACACCATTCGAAAACATTCGCTGCGACACAGTCGCCGAAGACCGATTG TAAATCCGAAATCCCGAAGAAAATGAGTGTTGTGATGAATGCTAGTCcgatgaaggaaaaaattgattcaaaaaaagatgataGGAAGATAAACGAAATTTCGCAAGAAATTTCCAAGTGCAAGAGCCTCCCCCAACTCAATAAGTCCATTGTGCCGCTAATGTCGCAAACTGTCCAGAGAAAAGCACACGAAGATAAAGTCAAGATCAAGGATAGGTCGAGATCGG tcGGATCTTCTTCGTCCGTACGTGTTCGTAAGTTGTCGGAGAAGGGAATGATTGAACAGATATTCCCTGTTTTTGATCCACTCATGAAAGACATCTGGGACTTCAACAACTTTTCACCAGTT aaacatGTCAAACGTGCGACAGGGATACGGAATACTACGCAACATTGTTTCATGATTTCAGTAATGCAAACGTTAGTGCACACGGCACCATTTGTGCGTTTCATCATGGAGAAACATAATCATAATAATG GTGTACCAGTTGAACGGTGCTTTTGTTGTGATTTGAAGCAGCACGTTCATCGAGTTCTGCGTATAAGGAATATCCCTCACAGAATGGATTGGATCCTTGTACACTGGAAAA aattgttCGGTGCTGAGTACTTCACGACACAAGAAGATGCTCACGAATTTTTGCTGAAAGTTCTAGAATTGATTGATAGATGTTGCTGCCCACCCACGTCGTCAATTGATGCAAT ACCGAAGGAGCCTTCGCCACCGATGGTCCAACTATTCGGTTTCAAGCTCAGATATCAAA TGGTTTGTTCCACTTGTGGGACGTGTTCCGTGAGCTATGCACTTCACAACGATCTCTCTCTTCATCTCCCCAGACAGGATTATGTGAGATTTCCTCCAAACATGCACCAACTAATTGCGATTTACATGAAGGATGAAGTTCTGGAATACGCATGTCCAAATAAGAA ATGTCATGGGAAGTATGCAAGAAGGACGCCATTCATTTTCCGTTCACCGTCTGTACTTATCCTTCAAGTAAAGCGCTTCCTCCACAACGGCAGGAAGAACGGCAtgaaagtgaacgtggag GAACACCTTTCTCTCGATCAATTTACTTACTCCCAAGGTGGTAATGAAAATTACGAGCTGACTGCTGTTATCTCTCATCAAGGGAATAGACAGTACACTGGCCATTACACCGCACTTGTGCGTGGATACGACCGCAAATTCTATCATTTCAATGATGAATTT GTGAATGAGCAGCGATTACTGACGGCAGATCTGTGCCCATATTTAGTGGTATACAG tcgCCGAGGACCTCAGGACCGTATTTTTGCCTCGCCCACGAAATCCAACGTCTGTTTACCCGTTCAGAAAGCACCGTCGCTAACACCAAATTCAGCTAAGGAACAGTTAGCGAGAAAAGTTAATGTTGATGCTGTTCCTCCTGTTAGTAATCCTGCGGTAATCCACCCAGCCACGAAGGTTGCTGTGCCACGTAAACTGGAGACGTACTTCAAGAAGATTAATGTCGCAGAATCGCAATGGAAGACGGAAATAGGACAGCAAAATAGTAGAAGTATACAGGCTGATGGATACGCTGGACTCGGAAGAAATATCATGAGTGCTATCG GATTCGGTGTGTCGAAAATGAGGCAGACAAATTATATCGAGGCGAGGTTCAATGGCAGTCGTTCATTTGGGTCATCTGACACGGATACCCTTCTACAGGCTATTGAAAGCATCACAGCAAATATGAG cAAACGCCGAATCGGTTCCACAATGAAGTCTGGACATCAGCAAAACCATTATAGTTTCTGTAAATCCTCCCCCAATGAGGATGACGCTAGGAAGAAACCTAGATTGG AACGGTGGAGGTCGCATTTAGGGACGTTAGATCACTAA
- a CDS encoding hypothetical protein (NECATOR_CHRX.G21343.T1), which yields MQRSARLVLWNSRQIVRSSRAIATTAPGAKQKIKVANPVVDLDGDEMTRIIWQEIKKKLIFPYLDLDVKYFDLGLPHRDETNDQVTIDAAKAIQTHSVGIKCATITPDEARVKEFNLKKMYLSPNGTIRNILGGTVFREPIICKNIPRLVPGWVKPIVIGRHAFGDQYRATDLVIPQGSTLELVVKGADGKEQATTVFKYTQSGGVGMAMYNTDESIRGFAHSCFQYALMKKWPLYLSTKNTILKRYDGRFKDIFQEIYESNYEKDFKNAGTWYEHRLIDDQVAQCLKSAGGFVWACKNYDGDVQSDIVAQGYGSLGLMTSVLMCPDGKTIEAEAAHGTVTRHYREHQKGNPTSTNPVASIFAWSRGLHHRGVLDKNEDLKKFALTLEKACIETIEEGKMTKDLSICIHGSKKGAEKGMFLVTEDFLSAIDSKLATLMA from the exons ATGCAGCGCAGTGCCCGTCTAGTTCTTTGGAATTCTCGACAGATAGTCCGATCCTCTCGAGCGATTGCCACCACAGCTCCAGGTGCTAAACAAAAGATCAAAGTTGCAAATCCTGTAGTCGATCTCGATGGTGACGAAATGACTAGGATTATTTGGCAGGAGATTAAGAAAAAG CTCATTTTTCCCTATCTTGATCTCGACGTAAAGTATTTCGACTTGGGTCTACCCCACCGAGATGAGACGAATGACCAG GTAACTATCGATGCTGCTAAAGCGATTCAAACGCACAGCGTTGGTATTAAATGCGCCACAATCACACCTGATGAAGCGAG AGTGAAAGagttcaatttgaaaaaaatgtatctTTCACCGAATGGAACAATTCGAAATATTCTTGGTG GAACTGTATTTCGGGAACCTATCATCTGCAAAAACATCCCACGATTAGTGCCAGGTTGGGTGAAACCGATCGTTATTGGTAGGCATGCGTTCGGTGACCAG TATCGAGCAACAGATCTCGTCATCCCGCAAGGCTCCACGCTAGAACTTGTTGTAAAAG GAGCTGACGGTAAAGAACAAGCTACGACTGTCTTTAAATATACGCAATCGGGTGGTGTAGGAATGGCCATGTACAACACTGATGAG AGCATCCGTGGATTTGCCCATTCCTGCTTCCAATATGCTTTAATGAAGAAATGGCCACTCTACCTCAGCACAAAAAATACTATATTAAAACGTTATGATGGAAGATTTAAGGACATATTCCAGGAGATTTACGAATC GAACTATGAGAAGGATTTCAAAAATGCTGGCACATGGTACGAGCACAGACTTATTGATGATCAG GTTGCTCAATGCTTGAAGAGTGCTGGAGGATTTGTTTGGGCATGCAAAAACTATGACGGAGATGTCCAGAGTGATATTGTTGCACAAG GTTATGGCTCACTTGGATTGATGACGTCGGTTTTAATGTGTCCTGATGGGAAAACTATTGAAGCTGAAGCAGCACATGGAACAGTCACAAGACACTACAGGGAACATCAAAaa GGCAATCCCACTTCAACGAACCCTGTTGCCTCTATCTTCGCTTGGTCTAGAGGATTGCATCATCGCGGAGTACTGGACAAAAATGAAGACCTTAAGAA ATTTGCTCTTACGCTGGAGAAGGCTTGCATTGAAACAatcgaagaaggaaaaatgacCAAAGATCTTTCAATTTGTATCCACGGTTCCAAGAAAGGAGCAGAAAAAGGGATGTTCCTTGTAACGGAAGACTTCCTCAGTGCTATTGACTCAAAACTAGCCACCCTCATGGCGTGA
- a CDS encoding hypothetical protein (NECATOR_CHRX.G21344.T1): MCSNCSNLDPLSLIFAISSVEKSELDGSRSTAVTSRTYTGRSTSDTGQKKNSRKTSPSSSNSSASQQCCAREEIQTPEKLIDLGWITFSHPSYSLDIMSLDILAFEA, encoded by the exons ATGTGTAGCAACTGCAGCAACTTGGATCCATTATCGCTCATTTTTGCTATCTCATCGGTGGAAAAATCCGAGCTTGATGGTAG CAGAAGCACAGCAGTCACATCTCGCACGTACACGGGACGTTCAACGTCCGACACTGGCCAGAAAAAGAACTCAAGAAAAACATCACCGTCGAGCAGTAATTCATCTGCTTCTCAACAATGCTGTGCACGTGAGGAAATCCAGACACCGGAAAAATTAATAGATCTTGGCTGGATCACGTTTTCACATCCTTCGTATTCCCTGGATATAATGTCACTTGACATTTTGGCATTTGAAGCCTAA
- a CDS encoding hypothetical protein (NECATOR_CHRX.G21345.T1): MISLSRGHILIGNLCFIILLFVYVHTKLSQHESPWRPLSSNTMDFESQLIVIYNRVPKTGSTTFTNAVAYDLFKVNDFNVIHLNMTKNRQVMSLTDQGEFIRNITSWMERRPSFYHGHVAFIDFSRFGYPNPIYINIVREPLQRLLSHYYFLRFGDNYRIGLKRSRAGNNETFDDCILKNGRDCDMRQMWLQIPYFCGHHHFCTVVGSRLALEQAKRNLIDKYLLVGISEQLRDFIAILERLVPRFFKGALSHFDGLSENRAHLRNTKQKFPPNDHTLSVIRRNEVYQLEKEFYDFAKEEFMAIFKKATNGTNNALDVVRLKSQYHYEKIKPDRAKHF; this comes from the exons ATGATTTCACTTAGCCGGGGTCATATTCTTATTGGTAACTTGTgcttcattattttgttatttgtttatgtgCACACTAAACTATCACAACATGAAAGTCCATGGCGACCATTATCTTCGAATACCATGGACTTCGAATCGCAGTTAATCGTCATCTACAATCGG GTACCAAAAACCGGTTCAACAACGTTCACTAATGCGGTTGCATATGATTTGTTCAAAGTGAATGATTTTAATGTGATCCATTTGAATATGACGAAAAATCGCCAG GTGATGAGTCTCACCGATCAAGGTGAATTCATCAGAAATATTACTTCATGGATGGAGAGAAGACCTAGTTTCTATCATGGTCACGTTGCCTTCATTGACTTCTCAAG atttgGATACCCAAATCCTATTTACATTAACATTGTTCGGGAACCTCTTCAACGTCTGCTTTCTCACTACTATTTTCTTCGATTCGGAGATAATTATCGCATCGGTTTGAAAAGAAGCAGAGCTGGGAACAACGAA ACTTTTGACGAttgcattttgaaaaatggacGTGATTGTGACATGAGACAAATGTGGCTTCAGATTCCATACTTTTGCGGCCATCACCACTTTTGCAC AGTTGTTGGTAGCAGACTCGCCTTGGAACAAGCAAAAAGGAATTTGATCGATAAGTATCTTCTGGTTGGGATCAGTGAACAGTTGCGGGATTTTATAGCTATACTAGAGCGACTAGTGCCTCGTTTTTTCAAAGGAGCTTTGAGCCATTTTGATGGTCTCAGCG AAAATCGTGCACATTTACGTAATACGAAACAGAAGTTCCCACCCAACGACCATACTTTGTCGGTAATCAGGCGAAATGAAGTGTACCaacttgaaaaagaattttacgaCTTTGCAAAAGAGGAGTTTATGGCAATCTTCAA GAAAGCTACTAATGGAACAAATAACGCCTTGGACGTTGTACGTCTGAAATCCCAATATCACTATGAAAAAATCAAGCCGGACCGAGCTAAGCACTTTTGA